The following proteins are co-located in the Microcystis wesenbergii NRERC-220 genome:
- a CDS encoding cytochrome P450, translating into MTISNDLPLPPGSFGLPLLGETIAFLTDGDFASKRHNKYGQLFRTHIFGSPTIILSGTDANRFLLSNENKYFAATWPKSTKTLLGSASLAVHTGDVHASRRRLIYQAFQPRSLASYIPTVETITARYLERWQTAKTLSWYPELRNYTLDIACKLFVGLDQGSATKLGEAFDTWCAGLFTLPLPLPWTAFGKALRCREELLEAIETIILERQKNDDLGQDALAILLQAKDENGQSLSLAELKDQVLLLLFAGHETLTSAIATFCLQMALHPDIFQLVLEEITNFDLSTPLSVDTLKQMTYLDRVLKEVLRFTPPVGGGFRRVIEDCQFNGYHLPKGWIVQYQISNTHKDNNIYSHPETFDPDRFLAEEKPYGYIPFGAGLRECIGKEFARLEMKILAVRLVQKYDWQLLPNQDLTLTSIPTPHPRDGLQVTFKPR; encoded by the coding sequence ATGACTATAAGCAACGATTTACCCCTACCCCCCGGCAGTTTCGGATTACCCCTATTAGGAGAAACAATCGCTTTTTTGACCGATGGGGATTTTGCCAGTAAACGTCATAATAAATATGGTCAACTTTTCCGTACTCATATTTTTGGCAGTCCCACGATTATTTTATCCGGTACCGACGCTAACAGGTTTCTCCTCAGCAATGAGAATAAATACTTTGCGGCAACTTGGCCCAAAAGTACCAAAACTCTCCTCGGCAGCGCATCTTTAGCGGTGCATACAGGAGATGTCCACGCTTCCCGTCGTCGCTTAATCTATCAAGCTTTTCAACCCCGGTCCCTAGCAAGTTATATCCCTACGGTAGAAACAATTACCGCTCGCTATTTAGAGCGTTGGCAAACCGCAAAAACCCTGTCATGGTATCCTGAATTAAGAAACTATACCCTCGATATCGCCTGTAAATTATTTGTCGGTCTTGACCAGGGTTCTGCTACCAAATTAGGAGAAGCTTTTGATACTTGGTGTGCGGGACTATTTACTCTTCCCCTTCCCCTTCCCTGGACAGCTTTCGGCAAAGCATTACGCTGTCGAGAAGAATTACTGGAAGCCATAGAAACTATCATTTTAGAAAGACAAAAAAATGATGACTTAGGCCAGGATGCTCTGGCTATCCTTTTACAAGCTAAAGACGAAAACGGTCAAAGTTTATCCCTAGCGGAATTAAAGGATCAAGTGCTATTATTACTCTTTGCTGGTCATGAAACTTTAACCTCTGCTATCGCCACTTTCTGCCTACAAATGGCACTGCATCCCGATATTTTTCAGCTTGTCCTTGAGGAAATAACTAATTTTGATCTATCCACTCCTTTAAGCGTTGATACCCTCAAACAGATGACCTATTTAGATCGCGTTTTAAAGGAAGTTTTACGTTTTACTCCCCCCGTGGGAGGAGGATTCCGTCGGGTAATAGAAGACTGTCAATTTAACGGTTATCATTTGCCGAAAGGATGGATAGTGCAGTATCAAATCAGCAATACCCATAAAGATAATAATATTTATTCCCATCCTGAAACCTTTGATCCCGATCGCTTTTTAGCCGAAGAAAAACCCTACGGATATATCCCCTTTGGTGCGGGATTGCGCGAATGTATCGGCAAGGAATTCGCTCGTTTAGAGATGAAAATTTTAGCCGTCCGTTTAGTACAAAAATACGATTGGCAATTACTCCCCAATCAAGATCTCACCCTCACATCTATCCCCACTCCCCATCCTCGCGACGGTTTACAAGTCACCTTTAAACCCCGTTAA
- the alr gene encoding alanine racemase, with amino-acid sequence MTFSIEPKIINPPKNRHDYQLSEVIRYRAWVEIDRSALQQNVRKVKALLATKTELMAVIKADAYGHGAVKVANSVLEAGAQSLAIATIGEGIELREAGIVAPIMILGAVNTPEEVAALAHWQLQPTLVQIEQVQIFATVMRRLEQRLPVHIKLDTGMSRLGTPWQNGTKFVEQVLEAPNLKIASIYSHFATADDPNPEIMQLQRQRFQQAIAELRSKGYHPPCLHLANSAATLSDRSLHYDRVRVGLALYGLYPADHLTDKVPLQPVLQVKARIAQVKTIAAGSGVSYGHQYIAAKDTRIAVVGIGYADGIPRNLSNRLKVSLRGRLVPQIGAITMDQLMIDVSEIPEVKTGEIVTLIGKDGPQCITADDWARDLGTISWEILCGFKHRLPRITISKG; translated from the coding sequence GTGACGTTTAGCATCGAACCAAAAATTATCAATCCGCCCAAAAACCGTCATGATTATCAATTGTCGGAAGTAATTCGCTATCGTGCTTGGGTAGAGATTGATCGATCGGCCTTACAACAAAACGTGCGAAAAGTCAAGGCCTTATTAGCCACAAAAACGGAATTAATGGCGGTAATTAAAGCCGATGCTTACGGACACGGGGCAGTTAAGGTGGCTAACAGCGTTTTAGAAGCTGGAGCGCAGTCTTTAGCCATCGCGACTATCGGGGAAGGTATCGAACTACGCGAAGCGGGAATCGTTGCCCCAATTATGATTTTAGGAGCAGTGAACACCCCGGAAGAAGTGGCAGCCTTAGCCCATTGGCAATTGCAACCCACCCTGGTGCAAATCGAACAGGTACAAATTTTTGCCACCGTGATGAGACGCTTAGAACAGCGGCTGCCGGTTCATATCAAACTAGATACGGGGATGTCTCGCTTAGGTACACCATGGCAAAACGGCACAAAATTCGTCGAACAGGTTTTAGAGGCTCCTAACCTGAAAATTGCCAGTATATACTCCCATTTTGCCACAGCTGACGATCCCAATCCCGAGATCATGCAGTTACAACGGCAAAGATTCCAACAAGCGATCGCCGAGTTAAGATCAAAAGGTTATCATCCCCCCTGTCTGCATTTAGCCAACTCTGCCGCTACCCTAAGCGATCGATCTCTGCACTACGATCGAGTTAGAGTCGGATTAGCTCTCTACGGTCTTTATCCCGCCGATCATCTCACCGATAAAGTCCCTTTGCAACCGGTGCTACAAGTAAAAGCGCGCATTGCCCAAGTCAAAACCATTGCCGCCGGCTCCGGAGTGAGTTATGGTCATCAGTACATAGCCGCAAAAGATACTCGTATTGCTGTGGTCGGTATCGGTTACGCCGATGGAATTCCCCGCAATCTCTCCAATCGTTTAAAAGTATCCCTGAGAGGACGTTTAGTACCCCAAATCGGCGCGATAACCATGGATCAGTTAATGATTGACGTGAGCGAGATTCCAGAGGTAAAAACAGGGGAAATCGTCACACTTATCGGTAAAGACGGCCCGCAGTGCATCACCGCCGACGATTGGGCGCGGGATTTAGGTACGATATCCTGGGAGATTCTCTGCGGTTTTAAGCATCGTTTGCCGCGAATTACTATTAGCAAAGGCTAA
- the tnpB gene encoding IS200/IS605 family element RNA-guided endonuclease TnpB, protein MLKAFKYRIYPTSEQSVLLAKSFGCARWFYNYALNLTSETYKQTGKGLSRNEIIKQLPSLKKEYEWLSEVPSQVLQQAALNLSSAFLNFFEGRAKYPNFKKKQNRQSIRFPQHCKLKNDVLVLPKIGEVYCQVSRPPEGDLKSVTVSVNPSGEYFASCLYDDGQDLPEKLTEGKAVGIDVGLTHFAITSDGTKHGNPQYYRKYEQRLARRQKKLNRKQKGSNNRNKARVKVAKVHAKIVRCREDFLHKLSRKLVDENQVIVVENLAVRTMVKNQKLAKSISDAGWGQFCTMLKYKAEWEGKIYIEVDRFFPSSKTCSNCLNRLDSLSLDIRSWQCPKCGETHDRDINAAKNIRDEGLRILAVGHTATASGGRVRPSKGTAFARHLPVNEESLA, encoded by the coding sequence ATGTTAAAAGCATTCAAGTACAGAATCTATCCGACAAGCGAACAATCAGTTTTGCTCGCCAAGTCGTTTGGCTGTGCTAGATGGTTTTACAATTACGCTCTAAACTTAACATCCGAAACTTACAAGCAAACTGGAAAAGGATTAAGCAGAAACGAAATAATTAAGCAGCTGCCTTCCCTAAAAAAAGAGTATGAGTGGTTAAGCGAAGTACCATCGCAGGTATTACAACAAGCAGCTTTAAATCTTTCTAGTGCTTTCCTTAACTTTTTTGAAGGTCGAGCTAAATATCCTAACTTCAAGAAAAAGCAAAATAGGCAGTCGATTAGATTTCCTCAGCACTGTAAGTTAAAAAATGATGTTCTGGTATTACCTAAAATTGGTGAAGTCTATTGCCAAGTTTCACGGCCACCAGAGGGAGACTTAAAGTCTGTTACGGTTTCAGTTAATCCATCAGGAGAATATTTCGCATCTTGTCTTTATGATGATGGTCAGGATTTACCCGAAAAATTAACAGAAGGAAAAGCTGTTGGGATAGACGTTGGACTAACCCATTTTGCTATTACATCAGATGGGACTAAACACGGGAATCCTCAATACTATCGTAAGTACGAACAGAGATTAGCGAGGAGACAGAAGAAACTTAATCGCAAGCAAAAAGGGTCTAACAACCGAAATAAAGCTAGAGTTAAAGTTGCTAAAGTTCACGCTAAAATTGTTCGTTGTCGTGAAGATTTTCTGCACAAACTAAGTCGTAAATTAGTTGACGAAAACCAAGTCATAGTGGTAGAAAATCTGGCAGTCAGAACCATGGTCAAAAACCAGAAACTAGCCAAATCAATTAGTGATGCTGGTTGGGGTCAATTCTGTACCATGTTAAAATACAAGGCTGAATGGGAAGGAAAAATCTATATAGAAGTTGACAGATTTTTTCCTAGCTCTAAGACTTGTAGTAACTGTTTAAATCGTCTGGATAGTTTAAGCTTAGATATTCGTAGTTGGCAATGTCCTAAGTGTGGAGAAACCCACGATAGAGATATCAATGCCGCTAAGAATATTCGAGACGAAGGTTTACGAATTTTGGCGGTAGGGCATACCGCTACTGCTTCTGGAGGGAGAGTAAGACCAAGTAAAGGCACTGCTTTTGCAAGGCATCTCCCCGTGAACGAAGAATCCCTCGCATGA
- a CDS encoding DUF4164 family protein, with product MSNETVTYSLEAVLTRIEGKIDSLEKRVNERFDKVEDRLTKLEIGLTDLKGDIKVLDEKIEGIDNRLISVEGTQKNQVWTLIILLGSAIITAAWKVFFSSNI from the coding sequence ATGTCTAACGAAACTGTTACTTATTCCCTAGAAGCTGTCCTCACAAGGATTGAGGGAAAGATCGACTCGCTTGAGAAGCGGGTTAACGAAAGATTTGACAAGGTAGAAGATCGGTTAACCAAACTAGAAATAGGATTAACCGATCTCAAAGGTGATATTAAAGTGTTAGACGAGAAAATCGAAGGCATCGACAATCGGCTAATATCGGTAGAGGGAACCCAAAAAAATCAGGTCTGGACATTGATTATCCTTTTGGGAAGTGCCATTATTACGGCTGCTTGGAAAGTATTTTTTTCCAGTAATATCTGA
- a CDS encoding polyhydroxyalkanoic acid synthase PhaR subunit, whose translation MSNETVTYSLDVVLKEIKDSIKEVSQKFDKIDERLTKVEIGIADLKGDIKVLDGKIEGIDNRLISVEGTQKNQVWTLIILLGSAIITAGWKVFFSSNI comes from the coding sequence ATGTCTAACGAAACTGTCACTTATTCCCTGGATGTCGTCCTTAAAGAAATTAAAGACAGTATCAAGGAAGTTAGTCAAAAATTCGATAAGATTGATGAACGCTTGACAAAAGTAGAAATAGGAATAGCTGATCTCAAAGGGGATATTAAAGTGTTAGACGGGAAAATCGAAGGCATCGACAATCGGCTAATATCGGTAGAGGGAACCCAAAAAAATCAGGTCTGGACATTGATTATCCTTTTGGGGAGTGCCATTATTACGGCTGGGTGGAAAGTATTTTTTTCCAGTAATATCTGA
- the mnmE gene encoding tRNA uridine-5-carboxymethylaminomethyl(34) synthesis GTPase MnmE has product MLNTGDTIAAIATAIVPEQGSIGIVRLSGSEAVAIARCLFHSPNRQKWQSHRLLYGYIRHPQSQAIIDEALLLLMLAPRSFTREDVVEFHCHGGIMPVQQVLQLCLENGARLAQAGEFSLRAFLNGRIDLTQAESVVDLVGARSPQAAQFALAGLQGKLAQPIRHLRATCLDILAEIEARIDFEEDLPPLDHEAVLHSIEQVFCQVNLILATAERGELLRSGLKVAIVGRPNVGKSSLLNAWSRSDRAIVTDLPGTTRDIVESQLVVAGIPVQVLDTAGIRSASDRVEQIGVERSRQTARSADLVLLTVSAESGWTEEDEEIYLSVSDRRLILVINKIDLANPETVIYPAEIKRVVKLSAAQNQGIEDLEKTIINAVQNQELQAANLDLAINQRQAAALTTAKIALQQVKKTIDQNLPFDFWSIDLRTAIQSLGEITGEEVTESVLDRIFSRFCIGK; this is encoded by the coding sequence ATGTTAAACACAGGGGATACGATCGCCGCCATCGCTACGGCGATCGTTCCAGAACAGGGTAGCATCGGTATTGTCCGTTTATCCGGTAGTGAGGCAGTGGCGATCGCTCGTTGCCTTTTTCATAGCCCCAATCGTCAAAAATGGCAAAGTCATCGTCTTCTCTACGGTTATATCCGACATCCCCAAAGTCAAGCAATTATCGATGAAGCTTTGCTGTTGCTCATGTTAGCGCCCCGCTCTTTCACCCGCGAGGATGTGGTGGAATTTCACTGTCATGGCGGCATTATGCCCGTACAACAGGTGTTACAGTTATGTCTAGAAAATGGGGCGCGTTTGGCCCAAGCGGGGGAATTTAGCCTGCGTGCCTTTCTTAACGGCAGAATTGACCTAACTCAAGCCGAAAGCGTCGTCGATCTCGTTGGGGCGCGTTCTCCCCAAGCGGCACAATTTGCCCTCGCCGGTTTACAGGGGAAACTCGCTCAACCGATCCGCCATTTGCGCGCCACCTGTCTCGATATTTTGGCTGAAATTGAGGCCCGTATTGACTTTGAAGAAGATTTACCGCCCTTGGATCATGAGGCAGTTCTCCATAGCATAGAACAGGTTTTTTGTCAAGTAAATTTAATTTTAGCTACTGCCGAGCGCGGGGAATTGCTGCGTAGTGGTCTGAAAGTGGCGATCGTGGGGCGGCCGAATGTGGGTAAATCCAGTTTGTTAAATGCTTGGAGTCGGAGCGATCGAGCGATTGTCACCGATTTACCCGGCACTACCCGCGATATCGTCGAATCTCAGCTAGTTGTGGCGGGAATTCCCGTACAAGTCCTCGATACGGCAGGAATTCGCTCGGCCAGCGATCGAGTCGAACAAATTGGGGTGGAACGTTCCCGTCAAACGGCCCGGTCTGCTGATTTAGTTCTCTTAACCGTCTCGGCAGAGTCCGGATGGACCGAGGAAGATGAGGAAATTTATCTCTCTGTCAGCGATCGCCGATTAATTTTAGTGATTAATAAAATTGATTTAGCCAATCCTGAAACAGTAATTTACCCAGCAGAAATTAAGCGAGTTGTCAAGCTGTCGGCCGCCCAAAATCAGGGTATTGAAGACTTAGAAAAAACTATTATTAATGCTGTCCAAAATCAAGAATTACAGGCGGCTAATTTGGATTTAGCCATTAATCAACGACAAGCGGCCGCTTTAACTACGGCGAAAATTGCTTTGCAACAGGTCAAAAAAACAATTGACCAAAATTTACCTTTTGATTTTTGGTCGATCGATCTGCGTACTGCCATTCAATCCTTAGGAGAAATTACCGGCGAAGAAGTGACTGAATCGGTACTCGATCGCATTTTTAGCCGTTTTTGTATTGGTAAATAA